The sequence below is a genomic window from Augochlora pura isolate Apur16 unplaced genomic scaffold, APUR_v2.2.1 APUR_unplaced_2928, whole genome shotgun sequence.
CTGCCTTGGAGACCTTTGTTCGGAGTCGCTGCTGTCGGTGTCCTTCGGCGAGACGGAGGTAGTGCAGGATTTCACCTCCGATTCGTATCCACCTCCACTTCCCAGATCTTCTTCGTCTTGAATACAACGAATCGTTTCGTTGAGCATCGACGAGCTGCTTCGTTTTTCCAGAGTGCTCACCACGCTTTTCACAAAGCTATTATGCACCCCGACGACCTGTTTCTGCCTTGGTAGCGAAGATGGACTGGTAGATCTCTCTGCCAGTGCCTCTATGATTCCTCGAACAACGCCCTTCTCCTTGGGAGCCAGCTTGCTCCTAACAACATTGTTCAACTCCGTTGATTTTCTCCGCGAGTTCAAGAACTTGGTTACCGGGGAGTCTAAGTTGACCTCCGGTTCAGCTTTACCACCATCCTTCTGCTGGAACGGTGTCCTAGGAAAATCCTTCTGCATGCGCGGCTGTTTCGATTTATTCCATTCGAGAGTGGATTTTTTCACAGAACAGTCCTGATCGATTATGCTGTGCTCTACCCTCTTTACTATATCCTTAACCAGGGTCGAAGAATTTCTCGAGTTAGGAGAATCTGCTGTCTCGCAAATGATGGAATTAATGGATCGGATGTTCCTCTCCAGCAAACTCTTCAGTCTCTGACTAGGTTTCGGCGTTTCCGTATAACTGGCCGAAAACGTCGTTTTGTTCCAGCTATTCTCCAAGCGAGAAGTCTCTTCGCTCATGCTTTTCGAGACTTCCTCGCTTTTGAGCGTACTGTTACTCCAGCTATCCTCGAAGATCGCTACCTTCTCCAGGATGTTCCACGATGGTATTTTCTTTAGCTTCGGAGTCTCCTCGATGTTTGTTGGCGTGAACAAATTGACGGTTGCTTTAAACTTTGGAGTAGACGTTGCGCGGATTTGGAACGCAGAGTCTACATTGGGAGTCCTCGGTGTTGTATCCGGGTCCAATTTTTACACGGGGAAACGTACGTAGATTTTCAATTAACCGACATGCCCGGTTACAGTCCGCGTCGGCTAGTTAAGTAAGGTTCGTGTCGCTGGACGCAAGGATCTGcctaagggttaattaatgaatttcgttTAATCGAAATATGCTTTTATTGAGAGTCTTAAGAAGAGGAACAACGAGGAATGCCGATTCCTCGGCTAAACACGGGTCGTCCGCGGGAGAATGGTGTTTACAAACTCTCGTCGAGGTCGGTACTTTGATACGGCGTGGTGTTCCGCGATACGGCGCAGTTATGCTTGCGGGGCGCACAACTTTTACGCTGAAAC
It includes:
- the LOC144477685 gene encoding uncharacterized protein LOC144477685, with product KLDPDTTPRTPNVDSAFQIRATSTPKFKATVNLFTPTNIEETPKLKKIPSWNILEKVAIFEDSWSNSTLKSEEVSKSMSEETSRLENSWNKTTFSASYTETPKPSQRLKSLLERNIRSINSIICETADSPNSRNSSTLVKDIVKRVEHSIIDQDCSVKKSTLEWNKSKQPRMQKDFPRTPFQQKDGGKAEPEVNLDSPVTKFLNSRRKSTELNNVVRSKLAPKEKGVVRGIIEALAERSTSPSSLPRQKQVVGVHNSFVKSVVSTLEKRSSSSMLNETIRCIQDEEDLGSGGGYESEVKSCTTSVSPKDTDSSDSEQRSPRQTNDDSHRTFDFDNILDSKKSLQLERGNDEDSVYWIPVSRCKLPRTSSLLSVMSRRSVNTAQSPSVSPINSDSKAEYTSTPWDATYKGSRNLTKRLFRIDETTTVIDSGYSDKSGRSVVGCSLTDSTLSEDTQN